A region of Pirellulaceae bacterium DNA encodes the following proteins:
- a CDS encoding co-chaperone GroES yields MATATKSKNKSKLKLQPLGDRVVVERDDAETTTAGGIVLPDSAQDRPARGKIVSVGDGRLLDDGSRSDFQVKVGDRIIFNSYAGEIFKIGDDELLLMREDEILAVIDG; encoded by the coding sequence ATGGCAACGGCGACCAAGTCAAAAAACAAGTCAAAACTCAAGCTGCAGCCACTCGGTGATCGTGTCGTAGTGGAACGAGATGACGCCGAAACAACCACAGCCGGAGGGATTGTCTTGCCTGATTCGGCTCAAGATCGTCCGGCTCGCGGCAAGATTGTCAGCGTTGGCGACGGTCGATTGCTTGATGACGGATCGCGGAGTGATTTTCAAGTCAAGGTAGGCGATCGCATTATTTTCAACAGCTATGCCGGTGAGATCTTCAAGATCGGCGACGATGAGCTGTTGTTAATGCGTGAAGACGAAATCCTCGCAGTGATTGACGGCTGA
- a CDS encoding PQQ-binding-like beta-propeller repeat protein encodes MKRFAGLLIVLFLSIPAEAENWPQFRGPHFNGSSDESNLPEQWSTSDGVAWVVDLPGASAATPAVWGDHVFISSTDLSGDKLLALCFDRKSGKQLWSREIASGIRRDSRSNFAAPSPATNGEEVIFFYGTGDLVAFDFEGNQQWRRNLQKDYGAFTFLWTFSTSPLLYDGKLYMQVLQRDTAVDGRGFTDRKNDSYLLAVDPATGKTLWRQVRPSEARSESLEAFSTPVPFEHNGRKEILVVGGDDVTGHDPETGKELWRWGTWNPDRIGHWRLVPSPVAGDGIILACAPKKDPIYAVNAGGEGRLKDDDLAWVSRTHREISADVPTPAFAEGDFFILSDVRNALSRVDPKSGKIHWSVSLPRGKKYEASPLVADGKVYLINFIGDVIVIDAASGKLISKISMDEPTDDDPVRSSIVAAHGQLFIRTSGKLYCIGKGS; translated from the coding sequence ATGAAGCGATTTGCGGGCTTGTTGATTGTGCTGTTCTTGTCGATTCCTGCTGAGGCTGAGAATTGGCCTCAATTCCGAGGACCTCATTTCAACGGATCGAGCGACGAGTCGAATTTGCCGGAACAGTGGTCTACATCGGATGGCGTTGCTTGGGTCGTGGATCTTCCCGGAGCAAGTGCAGCGACGCCGGCCGTTTGGGGCGACCATGTATTTATTTCAAGTACTGATCTTAGCGGTGACAAGCTTTTGGCACTGTGTTTCGACCGTAAGTCGGGCAAACAATTGTGGTCCCGTGAAATTGCCAGTGGCATTCGCCGCGATTCGCGTAGTAATTTTGCCGCTCCATCACCCGCCACCAATGGAGAAGAGGTGATCTTTTTCTATGGGACGGGCGACTTGGTTGCTTTTGACTTCGAGGGTAACCAACAGTGGCGGCGAAATCTGCAAAAAGACTATGGAGCTTTCACCTTTCTTTGGACATTCAGCACCAGTCCGCTGTTGTATGACGGTAAGCTTTACATGCAGGTCTTGCAGCGTGACACGGCTGTAGATGGCCGAGGTTTCACCGATCGTAAGAACGATTCGTATTTGTTGGCAGTGGATCCTGCTACCGGGAAAACGCTTTGGCGTCAGGTACGACCCAGCGAGGCTCGTTCCGAATCGCTCGAAGCATTTAGCACTCCGGTTCCCTTCGAACACAATGGTCGGAAGGAAATATTGGTGGTGGGTGGTGATGACGTTACGGGGCATGATCCAGAAACGGGTAAAGAACTGTGGCGTTGGGGGACGTGGAATCCCGATCGCATTGGGCATTGGCGACTTGTACCATCACCAGTTGCCGGTGATGGAATCATTCTCGCGTGTGCCCCTAAGAAGGATCCGATTTATGCCGTCAACGCGGGGGGCGAAGGGCGTTTGAAAGATGACGACCTTGCCTGGGTCAGTCGTACGCACCGTGAAATTAGTGCTGATGTGCCGACACCTGCGTTTGCAGAAGGTGATTTCTTTATCTTGAGTGATGTGCGAAATGCACTTTCACGCGTCGATCCCAAGAGCGGCAAGATTCATTGGTCCGTTTCGCTACCACGAGGAAAGAAATACGAAGCCTCACCGCTCGTCGCGGACGGGAAGGTCTACCTGATTAACTTTATTGGCGATGTCATCGTTATTGACGCGGCGTCTGGAAAGTTAATTAGCAAGATTTCAATGGACGAGCCCACCGATGACGATCCTGTCCGTTCATCCATTGTTGCCGCTCATGGACAACTGTTTATACGGACTTCAGGTAAGTTGTACTGCATTGGGAAAGGCTCTTAG
- a CDS encoding CHAT domain-containing protein, with protein sequence MSPFFGRRSRAAIVALLAVGTLLPPLFPSAVQAQLAEGRAVPRETYFLSLDPYYAGNYRTAMRGFRSAARSGIRSIQGRWVDSICYFSMMGECFYQMGDLPAALEQHEQALRLFANQSTWMKRIQWPATIAPAQVRQLPWGPSRRQTVPGQFPETLLSRQGNDPNKALRQGGIVRRRELLPVRAMEIMRCIGVSIRRRNEILGPLAPHETLSASVAQRLAKRQVKGNNWINTLVDTQQGLAKLSTGANQEALQLLKGSLTIGGRFDHPLTSMALVEIGKLALAAEEYEQAAASFYEATFPAAQFNQADVLEEAFVLAAKAHRLAGGKSVFPPLQAAAIWTDKNRMQRASAAILMAAAETTALLNQPQAALGLLKQSKTAMNRSDLPKSNLGIRLVYDNAVVAFQVGDSASGLASLNLAIKQNIKSSFRLFRIARTTKLQRAKIFSPRVASLLYSEVLREPTDKDWTLAPFETLTYCVTPQSDVMRAWLALAIERDETDVMIEVSDRIRRNLFFTQLPLGGRLLALRWVLAAPPALLSKEARQQRKTLLEKFPVVAKIFEEMAQVEKSLKALPVAAESADNIRQYEKYSKQLVSLAAKQEAHLLEIAVRPEPATRLFPPIRTAESIQSQLAPGQAVLILIDAPKEMQAVLLSAGKQYTSWSIKAPARIKKNLVTMMQTIGNYNKNQVLDASLLKDEKWKSTAEQLFSSFKEGLSEKNLQSIQELTIVPDGFLWYLPFEILQAPTQKGLQPLIELTKIRYAPTAGLAVNDPRPVPTGGETAIVVGRLFGRESDQIIRAAASEIRDVSARPAILKLPMLVDSSILASRWDKLVVLDDIQNNSKERFNWAPAQIDERNGRGSKVAAWMELPWAAPQQVILPGYHTAAEDGLRGRHTGDEIFLATTGLMASGVRTILISRWRTGGQISMELIREFLLESSQESAAAAWQRSLLLARSTELDPTQEPRLKGAKAGQVPTADHPFFWSGYMLIDTGSRSAKR encoded by the coding sequence ATGTCGCCATTTTTTGGCCGTCGCTCCCGCGCTGCAATCGTCGCACTGCTAGCGGTCGGGACGCTACTCCCACCATTATTTCCCTCTGCCGTCCAGGCGCAACTTGCCGAGGGTCGGGCCGTCCCGCGCGAGACCTATTTCTTGTCGCTCGACCCCTATTACGCTGGTAATTATCGCACGGCGATGCGAGGCTTTCGTTCTGCGGCTCGCTCTGGAATTCGCAGCATCCAAGGACGTTGGGTCGACTCGATCTGCTACTTTTCGATGATGGGCGAATGCTTTTATCAGATGGGCGATCTGCCCGCCGCATTGGAACAACATGAACAGGCCTTGCGACTCTTTGCGAATCAATCGACCTGGATGAAACGCATCCAGTGGCCGGCGACAATCGCACCCGCTCAAGTGCGTCAATTACCATGGGGTCCCAGCAGACGCCAAACGGTCCCTGGACAATTCCCTGAAACTCTTCTGAGCCGGCAGGGGAACGATCCCAACAAAGCCTTGCGGCAAGGCGGCATCGTGCGTCGCCGAGAGTTGCTCCCCGTGCGGGCGATGGAAATCATGCGCTGCATTGGAGTATCGATTAGACGACGAAACGAGATTTTAGGCCCGCTAGCCCCACACGAAACGTTGAGTGCGAGCGTCGCGCAGCGGTTGGCGAAGCGTCAGGTGAAGGGTAACAACTGGATTAACACACTGGTTGACACACAACAGGGCCTAGCGAAGTTGTCGACGGGAGCCAACCAGGAAGCTCTTCAACTGCTCAAAGGCTCACTCACCATTGGTGGTCGCTTTGATCACCCGCTGACGAGCATGGCATTGGTCGAGATTGGAAAACTGGCTTTGGCCGCCGAAGAATACGAGCAAGCGGCAGCAAGTTTTTACGAAGCCACCTTTCCCGCGGCTCAGTTCAATCAGGCCGATGTATTGGAGGAGGCCTTTGTGCTAGCCGCCAAGGCTCATCGGTTGGCGGGTGGAAAGTCTGTATTCCCACCCTTGCAAGCGGCCGCAATTTGGACCGACAAGAACCGAATGCAACGAGCCTCCGCCGCCATCTTGATGGCGGCAGCCGAAACCACGGCCTTGCTAAATCAGCCGCAAGCAGCCCTGGGTTTGTTGAAACAGAGCAAGACCGCGATGAACCGGTCCGACCTACCAAAATCCAACCTGGGAATACGCCTCGTCTACGACAATGCAGTCGTGGCGTTTCAGGTGGGCGACTCGGCAAGTGGACTCGCCAGTCTTAATTTGGCGATAAAACAAAACATTAAGAGCTCGTTCCGATTATTTCGCATTGCCCGCACGACAAAGTTGCAGCGTGCCAAGATATTCTCTCCCCGCGTTGCAAGTCTGCTTTACTCGGAAGTGCTTCGCGAACCCACAGACAAGGACTGGACACTTGCTCCCTTCGAAACACTCACCTACTGCGTCACACCGCAAAGCGATGTCATGCGTGCCTGGCTAGCGCTCGCCATTGAGCGGGACGAAACCGATGTGATGATCGAGGTCAGCGATCGAATCCGACGCAATCTTTTTTTCACACAACTTCCACTGGGCGGGCGGCTACTCGCTTTGCGTTGGGTGTTAGCTGCCCCCCCAGCGCTGCTTAGCAAAGAGGCTCGACAGCAACGAAAGACGTTGCTCGAAAAATTCCCGGTCGTCGCCAAGATCTTCGAGGAGATGGCTCAAGTTGAAAAATCGCTTAAAGCTTTACCGGTAGCAGCAGAATCCGCGGATAACATCCGTCAGTACGAAAAATATTCTAAGCAACTCGTCTCGCTCGCTGCGAAACAAGAAGCTCACCTACTCGAAATCGCCGTGCGGCCGGAACCGGCCACACGTTTGTTTCCACCGATCCGGACCGCCGAATCTATTCAGTCGCAACTGGCACCTGGCCAGGCCGTTTTAATCCTCATCGACGCGCCCAAAGAGATGCAAGCGGTCCTGCTTTCTGCGGGCAAACAATACACTTCATGGAGCATCAAGGCGCCGGCGCGAATCAAAAAGAATCTCGTCACCATGATGCAAACCATTGGCAACTACAACAAGAATCAAGTGCTCGACGCATCTCTCTTAAAAGACGAGAAATGGAAGTCGACGGCGGAGCAACTGTTCTCCAGTTTCAAGGAAGGGCTCAGCGAAAAAAACCTGCAGTCCATTCAAGAACTCACGATTGTCCCTGACGGATTTCTTTGGTACCTCCCATTTGAAATCCTGCAAGCACCGACCCAAAAAGGATTGCAACCGCTCATCGAGCTTACCAAGATTCGTTATGCACCGACTGCGGGCTTGGCAGTCAACGATCCGCGCCCGGTCCCGACAGGGGGTGAAACGGCCATCGTGGTTGGACGTCTTTTTGGCCGCGAAAGCGATCAAATCATCCGAGCAGCAGCCAGCGAAATACGAGACGTAAGTGCTCGTCCGGCCATATTAAAGCTACCGATGCTGGTCGATAGTTCGATCCTAGCGAGCCGCTGGGACAAACTGGTGGTGCTGGACGATATCCAGAATAACTCCAAGGAGCGATTCAACTGGGCGCCCGCTCAGATTGACGAACGGAATGGACGAGGCAGTAAGGTGGCGGCTTGGATGGAATTGCCATGGGCGGCACCCCAACAAGTCATTTTGCCAGGTTATCACACGGCAGCGGAAGACGGTCTTCGAGGTCGGCACACGGGTGACGAAATCTTCTTGGCAACGACCGGTTTGATGGCCTCGGGTGTTCGAACGATCCTGATCAGTCGCTGGCGAACGGGAGGTCAGATCAGCATGGAACTCATTCGCGAATTCCTGTTGGAATCCTCGCAAGAATCGGCCGCAGCAGCTTGGCAACGAAGTCTGCTGCTGGCCCGCTCGACCGAACTAGACCCCACGCAAGAGCCCCGTCTGAAGGGTGCAAAGGCAGGGCAAGTACCAACCGCCGATCATCCTTTTTTCTGGTCCGGGTACATGCTAATCGATACCGGATCCCGATCAGCGAAACGATAA
- the groL gene encoding chaperonin GroEL (60 kDa chaperone family; promotes refolding of misfolded polypeptides especially under stressful conditions; forms two stacked rings of heptamers to form a barrel-shaped 14mer; ends can be capped by GroES; misfolded proteins enter the barrel where they are refolded when GroES binds) gives MAKIIAFDQEAREAIRRGVSKLAKAVKVTLGPKGRNVILQKSFGSPTVTKDGVTVAKEIDLEDVYENMGARMVREVASKTSDVAGDGTTTATVMAEAIFNEGLKAVVAGVNPIQMKQGIEQAVADITAKLQKMSIKIKSKEEMANVGTIAANNDKEIGSLLSDAMEKVGKDGVITVDEGKSLQTEVEWVEGMQFDRGYLSPYFVSDPNSMECVLEDAYVLVFEKKITNIKDLVPLLEAIVQQSKPLLIIAEDIEGEALATLVINRLRGTFKCCAVKAPGYGDRRKAMMEDIAILTGGTAVFEALGLKLESLPITDLGRAKKVIVDKDNTTIIEGAGKSGDIKSRIDQIRREIENATSDYDSEKLEERLAKLAGGVAKVNVGAATESEMKEKKARVEDALHATRAAVEEGILPGGGVALLRAATNVKTTEELSHDETVGYNIVLRACRAPLTMIADNSGQDGGIVCEKVAEGKGNNGFNALTDTYEDLVKAGVIDPTKVTRTALSNAASVATLLLTSDALIAEKPKDDKKSGGGHGGDYDMY, from the coding sequence ATGGCAAAGATTATTGCATTCGACCAAGAGGCACGAGAAGCCATTCGGCGGGGTGTCTCAAAGTTGGCCAAGGCGGTTAAGGTCACGCTCGGTCCGAAGGGACGTAACGTGATCCTTCAGAAGAGCTTTGGTTCTCCGACGGTCACCAAAGACGGTGTCACGGTCGCCAAAGAGATCGACCTGGAAGACGTGTACGAAAATATGGGCGCTCGCATGGTTCGCGAAGTGGCCAGCAAAACCAGTGATGTGGCTGGTGATGGCACGACCACGGCGACCGTAATGGCGGAAGCGATCTTCAACGAAGGTTTGAAGGCCGTCGTCGCTGGTGTCAATCCAATTCAAATGAAGCAGGGCATCGAGCAGGCCGTCGCCGACATTACGGCAAAGCTGCAGAAAATGTCCATCAAAATCAAAAGCAAGGAAGAGATGGCGAACGTCGGTACGATCGCTGCTAACAATGATAAGGAAATTGGTTCCTTGCTTTCCGACGCCATGGAAAAAGTCGGTAAAGATGGTGTGATCACGGTTGACGAAGGTAAGAGCTTGCAGACAGAGGTTGAATGGGTCGAAGGTATGCAATTCGATCGTGGCTACCTGTCTCCTTATTTCGTCTCCGATCCCAACAGTATGGAATGCGTGTTGGAAGACGCGTATGTCTTGGTCTTCGAAAAGAAGATTACCAACATCAAAGACTTGGTTCCATTGTTGGAAGCCATCGTCCAGCAAAGTAAACCGCTGTTGATCATTGCCGAAGATATCGAGGGCGAGGCCCTGGCGACGCTTGTGATCAATCGTCTGCGAGGTACTTTCAAGTGCTGTGCCGTGAAGGCGCCTGGTTACGGCGATCGTCGCAAGGCAATGATGGAAGACATCGCGATTCTGACGGGCGGTACGGCTGTCTTCGAGGCTTTAGGCCTGAAGTTGGAAAGCCTGCCAATCACCGATCTGGGTCGCGCCAAGAAGGTGATCGTTGACAAAGACAACACGACGATCATCGAAGGTGCCGGAAAGAGCGGTGACATCAAATCTCGTATCGATCAAATCCGTCGTGAAATCGAAAACGCGACGAGTGATTATGATAGCGAAAAGTTGGAAGAACGCTTGGCGAAGCTGGCGGGTGGCGTTGCAAAGGTCAACGTCGGTGCCGCAACCGAAAGCGAAATGAAGGAAAAGAAAGCACGCGTCGAGGATGCTCTGCACGCGACTCGTGCCGCCGTCGAGGAAGGCATCTTGCCTGGTGGCGGTGTTGCTCTGCTAAGAGCTGCCACCAACGTAAAGACGACCGAAGAGTTGTCCCACGACGAGACCGTCGGTTACAACATCGTGCTGCGAGCTTGTCGTGCTCCGCTTACTATGATTGCTGACAATTCCGGCCAGGATGGCGGAATCGTTTGTGAAAAGGTCGCGGAGGGTAAAGGTAACAATGGCTTCAACGCCCTGACTGATACCTATGAAGACTTGGTCAAAGCCGGTGTGATTGATCCCACCAAGGTGACGCGTACCGCTTTGAGCAACGCAGCCAGCGTGGCAACACTGTTGCTGACCAGCGATGCATTGATCGCTGAGAAGCCAAAGGACGATAAGAAGTCCGGTGGTGGTCATGGCGGCGACTACGACATGTATTAA
- a CDS encoding cupin domain-containing protein — protein sequence MKFIPVDNRDFEPASHEDPNQPGVMKRVIAVKGQLLRGRVQMINWAQLPIESSFRPHYHEDMEEIFVLLSGQAEMTVDGQLFSLRPGDTLVVAPSEVHSMTNRGDCLVEYLVMGISSEANGKTVVVASESG from the coding sequence ATGAAGTTCATTCCAGTTGACAATCGAGATTTTGAACCCGCATCGCATGAAGATCCAAACCAGCCGGGTGTAATGAAGCGAGTGATTGCCGTGAAGGGTCAACTGCTTCGGGGCCGTGTCCAGATGATCAATTGGGCTCAGTTGCCAATCGAATCCTCATTTCGGCCACATTATCATGAGGACATGGAGGAGATTTTTGTACTCTTGTCGGGCCAAGCAGAAATGACGGTTGACGGCCAACTTTTTTCATTGCGGCCGGGTGACACCTTGGTGGTGGCGCCGAGCGAGGTTCATTCGATGACAAATCGGGGCGATTGTCTGGTGGAATATCTGGTAATGGGGATATCTTCAGAAGCCAATGGGAAAACAGTCGTCGTTGCTTCTGAGTCCGGATGA
- a CDS encoding polysaccharide deacetylase family protein, translating into MKSLVWLGLLLTLFVYLARYVRAIQQVPSAWELSHSSPPVVDAEQEDAKRYLIVHADDAGMSHSVNRATVEGLERGVVSSASIMVPCPWFPEFAKYARENPERDCGIHLTLNSEWSEYRWGPVTDRKQVPSLVDKDGFLWDNVRQVVANVKLAEAATELRAQIQRAKDFGVPVTHLDPHMGAALSRPDLGKLYIELAVENEIPVLFVRPTKENGLAEQYPDLIRILPTLEERELPILSALYQFYDDGPYEKRKQKYLDTIRQLPPGTSEIIIHCGFNDAELQAITGSVMIRDSDRRVFTDPEVRQAIDDAGIELSTWKQFHQRQKKQMKKK; encoded by the coding sequence ATGAAGTCTTTAGTTTGGCTTGGACTGTTGCTCACTCTTTTTGTGTATTTAGCACGCTACGTACGAGCCATACAGCAGGTTCCTTCAGCATGGGAGTTGAGCCATTCCTCGCCTCCAGTTGTTGACGCGGAGCAGGAAGACGCTAAACGATATCTGATCGTTCATGCGGATGACGCGGGGATGTCTCATTCCGTCAATCGTGCCACCGTGGAGGGGCTTGAGCGAGGTGTGGTCAGCTCTGCGAGCATCATGGTTCCTTGTCCGTGGTTTCCAGAATTTGCCAAGTATGCGCGAGAGAACCCAGAACGAGATTGTGGCATCCATCTGACGCTCAATTCAGAATGGTCCGAGTATCGTTGGGGACCGGTCACTGACCGCAAGCAAGTTCCGAGTCTTGTCGACAAAGATGGTTTTCTTTGGGACAACGTGAGGCAGGTGGTCGCCAACGTAAAGCTTGCGGAGGCGGCAACGGAATTGCGGGCTCAGATTCAGCGAGCGAAAGACTTTGGAGTCCCTGTGACTCATCTTGACCCGCACATGGGGGCCGCGTTGAGTCGACCTGATTTGGGGAAACTATATATCGAACTTGCGGTTGAGAATGAAATTCCTGTGCTCTTTGTTCGTCCCACGAAAGAAAACGGTTTGGCCGAACAATACCCAGATCTCATTCGCATCCTGCCTACCTTGGAAGAGCGAGAACTGCCAATCCTGAGTGCCCTTTATCAATTCTATGACGATGGACCTTACGAAAAACGAAAGCAAAAATATCTCGATACAATTCGTCAGCTTCCACCGGGGACGAGCGAGATTATTATCCATTGCGGCTTCAATGATGCCGAGTTGCAAGCCATCACGGGCAGCGTCATGATCCGAGACTCGGATCGCCGCGTATTTACCGATCCTGAGGTGCGGCAAGCAATTGACGACGCGGGGATTGAGTTGTCCACTTGGAAACAATTTCATCAGCGACAAAAAAAACAGATGAAAAAAAAGTAG
- a CDS encoding VWA domain-containing protein has protein sequence MSRPTVGYYTIKELSFMFFRALFIVIAIAPIAEATQNVVVLLDDSGSMDMPLRSNSRKLKIAAAKQALLTVLERVPDDAKVGVLALNGPRVNGGWIIPLGEVDKANIASGVRKIRAGGGTPLGKYMKTAADALLELRAQERYGNYRLLIITDGEANDEDLMNQHLPDIMSRSIEVDVIGVDMANDHSLATRVHNYRRADNAASLTQAIEESLAETNPDPNDANEQAEFELLQAWPDQLAVAAIQTLSTNNDAPIGAGVTRFETPPISSSARPTPNTSKESIGLAITILILASLPIIGLFFWSAFLSSGR, from the coding sequence ATGTCGCGACCAACGGTTGGATACTACACGATCAAGGAGCTCTCATTTATGTTCTTTCGTGCACTCTTCATTGTAATTGCGATTGCGCCAATAGCCGAAGCGACACAGAATGTAGTTGTCCTACTGGATGACTCGGGGTCAATGGACATGCCCCTGCGATCGAATTCCCGAAAACTCAAGATCGCTGCGGCAAAGCAAGCGTTGTTGACCGTGCTGGAACGGGTACCAGATGACGCAAAAGTAGGTGTGCTGGCTCTGAATGGCCCCCGGGTCAACGGTGGCTGGATCATTCCCCTCGGAGAGGTTGACAAGGCGAATATTGCCAGTGGGGTGCGTAAAATCCGTGCAGGCGGTGGGACTCCGCTGGGCAAATACATGAAGACAGCTGCCGACGCTTTATTGGAGTTGAGAGCACAAGAACGTTATGGCAACTATCGATTGCTGATCATCACGGATGGCGAGGCCAACGACGAAGATCTTATGAATCAGCACCTTCCCGACATTATGAGTCGGTCGATCGAAGTCGACGTCATCGGTGTCGACATGGCAAATGATCATAGTCTTGCAACACGCGTCCATAACTACCGTCGAGCGGATAATGCGGCCTCGTTAACGCAAGCGATTGAGGAATCGCTTGCCGAAACCAATCCGGATCCGAATGACGCCAACGAACAGGCCGAATTCGAGTTATTGCAGGCTTGGCCCGACCAACTGGCAGTTGCCGCCATCCAAACCCTTTCAACCAACAATGATGCGCCGATTGGCGCAGGGGTTACCCGTTTTGAAACACCGCCCATTTCAAGCTCGGCTCGACCGACTCCGAACACGAGTAAGGAATCGATCGGCCTAGCAATCACAATTCTGATACTGGCTTCGTTGCCGATCATCGGTCTCTTTTTTTGGTCGGCTTTCTTATCTTCTGGACGATAA
- a CDS encoding YjhG/YagF family D-xylonate dehydratase, protein MNEILESGDRQIFQVRTSADGPTGSLPLTDEMLRHWPSGHLFGMTQNAGMGWSPREMLGHQVLILSTQGGVRAADGSPVALGFHTGHWEVGLLVQAAALELKRLSGVPFAAYCTDPCDGRTQGTTGMFDSLPFRNDAAALFRRQIRSLPTCQGVIGVATCDKGLPAMMMALAGTQNLPTVLVPGGVTLPPTEGEDTAKVQTIGARYSQGELSLEDAARAGCAACGSAGGGCQFLGTAATAQVIGESLGLSLPHSALAPSGQPIWIDMAKRSAAAVWHLLKQGKTTADLLSDDSIHNAMVVHAACGGSTNLLLHLPAIAFAAGLHRPTVDDWIRVNRSVRRFVDVLPNGPTNHPTVRMFLAGGVPEVMLHLRDLGLLKLDAQTVAGMSVGQVLDWWQSSERRTLLRQRLIDSDGVDPDDVIIPPTEAGKRGMTSTVCFPIGNLCPEGSVIKATSIDPAVVDPDGVYRKIGPARVFTSESDAIAAIKGQGSSKIRPGDVLVLIGRGPLGSGMEETYQITSALKHLSWGRDVAVLTDARFSGVSTGACIGHVGPEALAGGPVGKVVDDDQIQIMVDRNQLTGRVDLVGHAEQRFTAEQAEQELGKRSVRADLAPDPKLPPETRLWAALQQAGGGTWGGCVYDVEQIVARLSAANQSHSPPPRK, encoded by the coding sequence ATGAACGAAATCTTGGAATCCGGGGATAGACAAATTTTCCAGGTGCGGACCTCTGCGGACGGTCCGACCGGCTCCTTGCCTCTAACTGACGAAATGTTGCGGCATTGGCCTAGTGGTCACCTGTTCGGCATGACTCAGAATGCGGGCATGGGTTGGAGCCCGCGTGAGATGTTGGGACACCAAGTACTAATTCTTAGTACGCAGGGAGGCGTCCGTGCGGCGGACGGTAGCCCGGTAGCGTTGGGTTTTCACACGGGGCACTGGGAAGTCGGCTTGCTGGTTCAGGCGGCTGCGTTGGAGCTGAAACGGCTCAGCGGAGTCCCCTTTGCGGCTTATTGCACAGATCCGTGTGATGGACGGACTCAAGGGACGACTGGGATGTTCGACAGTCTGCCGTTTCGTAATGATGCGGCGGCCCTGTTTCGGCGTCAAATTCGCTCGCTGCCGACCTGTCAGGGCGTGATCGGAGTCGCTACCTGCGACAAAGGTTTGCCTGCCATGATGATGGCACTGGCTGGAACTCAGAACCTGCCGACCGTGCTTGTGCCTGGCGGTGTCACACTTCCGCCCACTGAAGGTGAAGACACGGCCAAGGTGCAGACGATCGGAGCACGATATTCGCAGGGCGAACTGAGTCTGGAAGATGCCGCGCGAGCTGGTTGCGCAGCCTGTGGTTCGGCCGGTGGCGGCTGCCAGTTCTTGGGAACGGCGGCAACTGCACAAGTGATTGGTGAGTCGCTCGGACTTTCACTGCCGCATTCGGCGCTCGCACCGAGCGGCCAGCCAATTTGGATCGATATGGCCAAACGGAGTGCGGCAGCGGTCTGGCATTTGTTGAAGCAGGGAAAGACGACGGCCGATTTGTTGAGCGACGATTCGATACACAACGCAATGGTTGTCCACGCGGCCTGTGGTGGCTCCACCAACTTGTTGTTGCATTTGCCAGCTATCGCGTTTGCAGCCGGGCTGCATCGTCCCACGGTGGATGACTGGATTCGAGTCAATCGCAGTGTGCGTCGCTTTGTTGATGTGTTGCCGAATGGACCCACCAATCATCCTACCGTGCGAATGTTTCTGGCTGGTGGCGTGCCCGAAGTGATGCTGCACCTCCGTGACTTGGGACTGCTGAAGCTCGATGCTCAAACCGTCGCGGGAATGTCGGTTGGACAGGTTTTGGACTGGTGGCAGAGTAGCGAGCGGAGAACCTTGTTGCGGCAACGACTGATCGATAGTGATGGGGTCGATCCCGACGACGTAATTATTCCGCCTACAGAAGCCGGGAAACGCGGAATGACCAGTACCGTATGCTTCCCGATCGGTAACCTCTGTCCGGAAGGTTCCGTGATCAAGGCAACATCGATCGATCCGGCCGTTGTCGATCCAGATGGCGTCTATCGCAAGATCGGACCTGCGCGAGTGTTCACGAGCGAAAGTGACGCGATCGCCGCGATCAAAGGCCAAGGTTCGTCAAAAATTCGACCGGGTGATGTGCTCGTGCTGATCGGCCGTGGGCCTCTTGGGTCCGGGATGGAAGAAACCTATCAGATCACCTCGGCTCTCAAACACCTTAGTTGGGGACGCGATGTGGCTGTGTTGACCGATGCTAGGTTTTCAGGAGTCAGTACGGGAGCTTGTATTGGTCATGTGGGACCCGAAGCGCTGGCCGGTGGTCCGGTTGGAAAAGTTGTTGACGACGATCAAATTCAGATCATGGTAGATCGCAATCAGTTGACCGGTCGGGTGGACCTTGTGGGCCACGCTGAACAGCGTTTCACCGCCGAGCAAGCCGAGCAGGAGCTTGGAAAGCGATCTGTCCGTGCCGATCTTGCACCTGATCCAAAGCTGCCACCCGAGACGCGGCTGTGGGCCGCCCTTCAACAAGCTGGCGGCGGGACTTGGGGCGGCTGTGTCTACGATGTGGAGCAAATCGTGGCGAGATTGAGCGCCGCAAACCAAAGCCACTCACCGCCCCCGCGGAAGTGA